From Penaeus vannamei isolate JL-2024 chromosome 12, ASM4276789v1, whole genome shotgun sequence, the proteins below share one genomic window:
- the LOC138863484 gene encoding uncharacterized protein, translated as MVVGGSNINNIRYADDTVLLATSVEKLQGLVDNVVLESAKRGLCVNTKTTECMIIPVATRLRVLECYVLPVLKYGSETWNVSKEMEKRSNASEMWFLRRFLRIACESHTTNEEVLMKADTERKLMKTIKKQLLQFLGHCMRKDGMEKLAHTGKIAGKRARGRQRLTFLQSIAEWSGRSAIGLIQCTESWNWHKMVADVIR; from the exons ATGGTTGTAGGAGggagcaatattaataacatccgCTATGCAGATGATACGGTTCTGTTAGCAACATCGGTGGAAAAACTTCAAGGATTAGTGGATAATGTGGTCTTAGAAAGTGCAAAAAGAGGTTTATGTGTCAACACAAAAACGACAGAGTGCATGATA ATCCCCGTAGCAACAAGACTAAGGGTATTGGAGTGTTACGTGTTGCCGGTCCTAAAATATGGAAGTGAGACGTGGAATGTgtctaaagaaatggaaaagagaagtaaTGCATCCGAGATGTGGTTCTTGCGCAGATTTTTAAGAATAGCCTGCGAAAGTCATACAACGAATGAAGAAGTTTTAATGAAAGCAGACACTGAAAGGAAGCTGATGAAAACAATTAAGAAACAACTGCTACAGTTCCTTGGACATTGCATGAGAAAAGACGGAATGGAAAAGCTAGCACATACGGGCAAGATAGCAGGAAAAAGggcaagaggaagacagaggctcACATTTCTCCAAAGCATTGCAGAATGGAGTGGGAGGTCAGCGATTGGGCTTATTCAGTGCACGGAAAGCTGGAATTGGCATAAAATGGTCGCCGATGTCATACGATAA